Part of the Candidatus Binatia bacterium genome is shown below.
CAGCGTCGTGATCTCGTCCACGCCGTTATGGCCGCCCGCCTCGAATCCTTCGCCGATGACGATGTCCGCGCCCGAGTCCTGCGCCTTCTTTCCATGCTTCACGCTGGGAACGACGTGGATCCAAGTTGCCCGCGCAGCCTTGATGCGCGGGCCCAGCAGGGCTGGGTTTCCCGCGCTCGTGATGATGGTGTCGATGCTCTCCTCGAGGGCGATCGCGAGCAGCTCGGCCGCGTCCGTGCGGAGCAGGGGGATGTTCACCGCCAGCCGCTTCGACGTGAGGGCGCGGGCCTTCCGGATCTCCTCGCGCAGGAAGTCCTGCTTCATCGAGCCGGCGCCGATCGTGCCGAGGATGTCGGCCTCGGCGCAGGCGGCCGCGAGGCGGTGCCCGGAGGCCCAGACCATCCCGGCTTGCAAGATTGGATAGCGGATGCGGAGGATCTCGGAGACGCGGGTCGT
Proteins encoded:
- a CDS encoding nitronate monooxygenase — protein: MIDRITTRVSEILRIRYPILQAGMVWASGHRLAAACAEADILGTIGAGSMKQDFLREEIRKARALTSKRLAVNIPLLRTDAAELLAIALEESIDTIITSAGNPALLGPRIKAARATWIHVVPSVKHGKKAQDSGADIVIGEGFEAGGHNGVDEITTLALIPQLVDALSVPVAAAGGIADGRGFLAAMALGAEGISVGTRFACTPESSSHPLYKEAVVAAG